The DNA window AGCATTTGGGTGACGAATTTGAATTGGTTCAAGCTCGCTTCACTCTGAGCGGCAATTTCTAAAggacataataataattgggttttatttaataaaaataattagctGAACTTACTGTTGGTGACATCGTGATAGATTTTATTGAGCATCGCCTCCTGATTCTGTAGGTCCTTCGACAGTCGTTCCATTTTGGCCACGGATTGCTCAAAGCTCTTCGACACCATTCGCTGCACAGCATCCTGTACCGATTCCAGGACATTGTCGTGAATAATGCTAAAGAAGTCGGCGAAGGATTCCTGCAGATCGCGATTGGGATCGTTGCTGGGACTGGTGGTCATTTTATCCGTTTTTCTATCCTCGCCACCAGGTTTGCGAGTGTCTTTTTCACTCGAACAAATCACAGGCGTTTCCCGGAATCCTACGCTTTTGGAGGACGAATCTTTGACCCGCAAAGAGCTTGATTTGGATATATTCCGTTGGCGCTCCGTTCGATGGCGAGTCCTTCTCCTGCCGGCTGACGTCACTGAGGGAGAGGAATGCCGTACTACCTTTCTCTTCAAAACATCATAGCCCGACTGTCTGGCCGATTTCGTAAAGCAGTAATTTGGAAACATGACTTTTTTGACGAATTTTTAGGATGTAGATCGATTTAAAATTGGTGGCTCATGCTATTGTAATGAAATCTTTGCCTTCGCATTATGTGGACGTTAGCtcttttaatattaaatagctttgttttttcagatatttattttgaaagaTAAATCGAAAATAAGATTGCTGGAAAACAATTGTTATTTTCTTCctatttgcataatttattatacaaatatatttatttatttatcctCTTTTTGTACTTCTTGCACAAAAtcataattttatattataaaatccATGACAAATAAGAATGAATACCAATCAATttagcaaaaataaacaaacctAAGTAAATAATTTCCCACAAATTTTTTTCGCAGGTCTTTGGAATAGTTTATTAACTCGCTCAtagcatttcaattaaaagttaataaataaattgcaaaattATAATTGCAAAAATTTTGCAACTGTCCGCCGTCCGAAGTAAGCTCCTTAATGGATTTTTCCTCCTCCGTCGAGTGCAATGAGGCGGATGGACctgaaatgaatttatttgccaACCATCCCATTAAGTAACCATAGTTTCCATCTGCTCGCCCAACCGATTAAATATCAGTCAGGAAGTGGAGCAAGTAAATTCGCAAGGGTTGATGCGTCTCATGAATTTAACCAGCCTCAAAACAAACATAAACAGAATGAATATCCCGAGTTGGCATGGTAAATTTGCCATTTGCCGACAATAAGAGTAAAGCACATAACCTTTGGCTGTTTGCAGAGCCCACAGTAACCAATATGTTTTCATTGTCTGCCTGGTTTGTCGCTCAATTTATTTGTGATGTTGACTTTTCAACAGTGACGTCAGTGGAGGCCACAAACAATACCACATCATCGCAACAATTATAAATGGTGTGGGGGCGAAAAATCGTCCTTGTGCCCATTGTTCAGTGGGGCGAACTGAAAAGGAGATTTTCCAGCGCGTGCCAggaaaatgaatgaaaatgcGGGACATTCTTGAAGTCGTTGCCTTTATTCTGCTTTCACACAtaattatgaaataaatattagctTAAACCAAATTGACTACAACGTTATGCTCTATTAACTCTTATGGTCTACTTATGCTTAATGGGTTTTGGTTTAAGATGCTTGGGCATGTTTATCCACAATTACGGGTGGCTATATACATGgatgaattgcaatttaaatggCCTTAGTAGCTAGTTAGGACTggaaagaaatgcattttaaatttccaataaatGGCAGCGATTTACACACAAGTAAAATCAGTCTGTTAAAGAGAATATAACTAAACCGAGCTAATAATGGATTGAAACCTAGATTCTTAGTTATGTCACAAATATCTTAATAGTTTTTCAAAGACATGAAAAAATTTTCCATATACTTAAATGACTTTCTCCAGtttaaaattgattgcaaGAAAGTACTAATTAAATGTTTCAGGTAAGCTTTGTGGATATATAAAACCTTTGTATTAATATTATCCTGAAAGTCAAATTATACTGGGTGTTTTAgttaaaattgaataaaaataaaaatcttgaAAAGATTCAGTGACCCCTGTTGACACtttagatttttaattttagagTTAATTAAAAGCCGTATAAATGGTTTCTTAATTATAGATTGCGAAGTACAAATAGTTTTGAAATTCGTAGCGTAGACTTGGCGTACTTACGACTAGAGACATACATTTGGCTTAACCCATGCCTGGTACAACTATCGAACTTATTGTCTAAGCCTCTGGTGCATTCACAGGATGTCCTTGTTCCCATTTAGAGGAACTCCGCGTCGCTGAAGGACGTGGGACCATGAATCGAAAACGCGGATCTTTTCCGGCTGGTGTGGGCCAGCTATCATACCTCCGACATGGCTGGCACGGTTACCACCTTGGTGGGACGTTCGCATATGACCACACGGGCGTTGGTCTTGTTGGTGGACCTTCGGGAAACCGTCAACGAAGTGGTCAGTGTCCTCATCGAATCGCAGCTATTGTGGAGCCGACGACCAACCGTGTGGCAGCGGTTCTGCTGCGAGTTGTTGCGGTATGACTTGCAGCAGCAGGTAAACCACTTAAAGGGCGGAAAACGACTGgagataaaataaatataaaaatatttaactaagTATTATTAAAAGATAAGGAAATATGTAAGATTTGTTAAtatgaaattttaatataccttAATGTGCGAAAGACCTGCGATGAGAAGAGGCAATATATCAATGGATTGGCCGCCGAGTTCAACGGTGCCAGACTTTGGATGAAggtggcgatggcgatgtTGGTCTGTGAGTGGGGAATCTGGCCAAAGACCTGCAGCAGATCGAAGATGATGTATGGCGACCAGCAGATGATAAACACAAACACGATGGTCAATGTCATCTTGACCGTTTTGACCTTTGCCCGTGGAATAATGCCTCTAGAGCTGGCCCTCCTGGCAGGTGCGGCTCCAAAACCAGCACGTTCtgttaaaatataaataacaaataaagtaaaaatatttttgggaaCTCCGATTTGGCAATATGTATAACCAGAAGATATCTTACCCGTGGGTACAAAAATGGAACCCTTTGCCCAAATCGTCTTTACGATGATAGCATAGCAGGCGGATATGATCAGCGCAGGAATGGCAAACAGAGTGGCCGACACCAGACTCATGTACACCTGCCAGGCGATCGGTGAACCCAACTCAATCCAGCATTGCGGATGTCCTTGGATGAGCTTCTCCTCGTACAAAACCAGGATGGGAAGCGAAAACAACGCCGAGATGAGCCACGCGCCAGCCACCAGGTGACGGGCTCTTTTCCCTAAAAGTATAagatttcaaaatatatttatgtgtaatatatttctaatttaacttaaatttgtatattttttcaaattccCGAACTAAATTATACAAGCAATGTAAGCAGAAGCCACAAACAGCGCTCATCTTTGGCTAACAACATTTGGCAATTAGAAAACTTTTCATCCGACGACTTAACTTACACGACTTTGAGAAGTTCATGGGGTGTGTGATGGCATCGTATCTGTCGATGCTCATGGCCACCAGCACGTAGGTGGACGAGTATGTGACGCAGACCTGCGAGAAGCGGATGGCCTTGCAGGCCAGGTTGCCCGCCCGCCACGAAATCGTGATGCGCCATATGATGTCGGTGAGGACGTTGAGCAATCCCACGCACAGATCTGGAAATAATGTACTGGGCATTAGAAGCCAGGGCAGAGGTCAGCCCCAATCCCAAAACTCACCTGCCAATGCCAGCTGTTTGATGAAGTAGTTCATCCGCGACTTGCGATTCTTGTTGATGAACATCACAAACAGAACGGCAGAATTGCCCAGGACGATGACGGTGAACAGGATCCAGAGCACCGCAAACTGCTCGGTCTGGAAGAGCGAAAAGAACAAAGTGTGGTCACATTTCATTAAACGCCTATCACGTTCATTGTCAACAAAGTGTTAAGCACGGAAATCACGCATAAAACTCAATTTAATGCCAtccaagcacacacacacacacacgccttGTTTATGGCTCTTTAAATAGCCATAAAAATGATAGAGCTATGAATTCAAGCTGGGTGGAGCGGCGGGCAGGATGTGCCGGCGGAAGTTTGCTTCTTCCAGTTCAGTACTAACAAGACTAGGACAACACGACACCCGTGGACGCTCACCCACACACAGACGTGATGGAAGACAGACAGCCACCGTTATTCCAGCAGGAAATTGCTGCCAAGATGAAGGACCTGCACTCCgagaaatatttatttcgacTCCTAAGGGCGCTTCACAACCCAAAATACGTGGATtggtatttaattttttagaaCTTATACCTCAGGCATTCAAAATTCCATTTATGGCACCCAAATGTAACATTATAACAATGATTATATAGTTAACTAGTTGTTAAAAGATCATGAATTGCTAGTACTTAATTCCtattaaatttatatcacaCCTAAGTGACTTTTGTGATGTTTTGAAATTTAGCTtttaatattcaaaaaatatttttaaacagaGTAAAGTGTAGAAATGACAGTGAGTAGTTGTGCTAgccatatatattttaactgaagaaaatgaaatattcTTCATATGCAGTTTATACAGCAGAATATCCCATATATGCTAATATGACTAATGATTCATGGTATCTTCAAAGTTTTTgctgcaaatttaatttgctctTAAGGCATCTGCCCCTATGCCCACGTCTATTGAAGGTAAGTTTGAATTATGGCCTCGGGGTCTTGCAGTCTGACGCCAACACCGATGTTGATGCGGACTTGCTTAAGGGCAGGCCAAGTAAACTTGTCCCGAAAAAAGCTGAAATCCTGACAGGCTTCGTCCTTGGAACTGCGCTCAGACTGAAGACGCCCCACCTTATGCTGAAACTTTTTGTCCATACCATACTTGCAGTATTCACTTTTTGTCTGCTTAATTTTTTTGCGGCCTAAGTGCGAGTTGtatatatagaaaaatatatgtatatatgaagATATTTTGTTCCGGCGACTTTTGGGCGCTGTTAGCCGTCTGGCAAGCCAGTTCATCATGGTGCGCAAATTGGCGCATAAATCAA is part of the Drosophila sechellia strain sech25 chromosome 3R, ASM438219v1, whole genome shotgun sequence genome and encodes:
- the LOC6616993 gene encoding cardioacceleratory peptide receptor; this translates as MLHLRLFDSSLYHTLASASESSGLASSTSTERSFNGTQGAGGVAVGGESLTPTDVAAVNLTYFTPAISHVMLAPTTIATTTASATMVQIQTTAAPSHDLETGGNSTSSDPDEFDNLNSFYFYETEQFAVLWILFTVIVLGNSAVLFVMFINKNRKSRMNYFIKQLALADLCVGLLNVLTDIIWRITISWRAGNLACKAIRFSQVCVTYSSTYVLVAMSIDRYDAITHPMNFSKSWKRARHLVAGAWLISALFSLPILVLYEEKLIQGHPQCWIELGSPIAWQVYMSLVSATLFAIPALIISACYAIIVKTIWAKGSIFVPTERAGFGAAPARRASSRGIIPRAKVKTVKMTLTIVFVFIICWSPYIIFDLLQVFGQIPHSQTNIAIATFIQSLAPLNSAANPLIYCLFSSQVFRTLSRFPPFKWFTCCCKSYRNNSQQNRCHTVGRRLHNSCDSMRTLTTSLTVSRRSTNKTNARVVICERPTKVVTVPAMSEV